One genomic segment of Bacteroidota bacterium includes these proteins:
- a CDS encoding bifunctional response regulator/alkaline phosphatase family protein — MPRILWADDEIDLLKPHILFLEAKGYDVTSVANGADAVAKNEQERYDVVFLDEQMPGMGGLDALQEIKANRPEVPVVMITKSEEEQIMEDALGRQIADYLIKPVNPKQILLTIKRLLDRERLRGETVSQDYLSRFGQITMRLSGGLDHAEWVDLYQELVRFDLDLGDADENVAEILHNQYREANREFGNFVERYYADWIGEADTLHRDGDDRPALSHEVLSKYVLPHLEPHSKGRGGDGKPKRPVLFFLIDCLRFDQWLMLESLLYPHFEIQKDWHWSLLPTATPYSRNAIFSGLLPINIAQRHRDRWSAGDDDESLNQHEEFFLGDLLKRRRLGDIRMRYDKLITGADGQAFADKVLDYTQHDLSAVVVNFLDILTHSRSDSAVLKEIAPDEAAFRGLARTWFEHSWLFEAFRTLAEQDVTIVLTTDHGAVRSLRPTKVIGDRDTSTSLRYKFGRNLKCDRSDAIFVKHPENYGLPRSGLNENYIFCKEDFYFVYPTSYHRYVQRYNDTFQHGGVSMEEMLLPVVTLRPKG; from the coding sequence ATGCCCCGCATCCTCTGGGCCGACGACGAGATCGACCTTCTCAAGCCGCACATCCTCTTCCTCGAAGCCAAGGGCTACGATGTCACCAGCGTTGCCAACGGGGCCGACGCCGTCGCCAAGAACGAGCAGGAGCGCTACGACGTCGTCTTCCTCGACGAGCAGATGCCCGGGATGGGCGGCCTCGACGCCCTGCAGGAGATCAAGGCCAACCGCCCCGAGGTGCCCGTCGTGATGATCACGAAGTCCGAGGAGGAGCAGATCATGGAGGACGCGCTCGGGCGGCAGATCGCGGACTACCTCATCAAGCCGGTCAACCCGAAGCAAATCCTGCTCACCATCAAGCGGCTGCTGGACCGCGAGCGGCTGCGCGGCGAGACCGTCAGCCAGGACTACCTGAGCCGCTTCGGCCAGATCACGATGCGCCTCTCCGGCGGCCTCGACCACGCCGAGTGGGTGGACCTCTACCAGGAACTCGTCCGCTTCGACCTCGACCTCGGCGACGCCGACGAGAACGTGGCCGAGATCCTGCACAACCAGTACCGCGAGGCCAACCGCGAATTCGGCAACTTCGTCGAGCGCTACTACGCCGACTGGATCGGGGAGGCCGACACCCTCCACCGCGACGGCGACGACCGCCCCGCGCTCTCGCACGAGGTCCTCTCGAAGTACGTCCTCCCGCACCTCGAACCGCACTCAAAAGGGCGGGGGGGCGACGGCAAGCCTAAGCGCCCCGTCCTTTTCTTTCTGATCGATTGCCTGCGGTTCGACCAGTGGCTCATGCTGGAAAGCTTGCTCTACCCGCACTTCGAGATCCAGAAGGACTGGCACTGGTCGCTCCTCCCGACGGCCACGCCCTACTCGCGCAACGCCATCTTCTCCGGCCTGCTGCCCATCAACATCGCGCAGCGCCACCGCGACCGCTGGAGCGCGGGCGACGACGACGAGAGCCTCAACCAGCACGAGGAGTTCTTCCTCGGTGACCTCCTGAAGCGCCGCCGCCTTGGCGACATCCGGATGCGCTACGACAAGCTCATCACCGGCGCCGACGGGCAGGCCTTCGCCGACAAGGTCCTCGACTACACCCAGCACGACCTCTCGGCGGTCGTGGTCAACTTCCTCGACATCCTCACGCACTCCCGCTCCGACTCGGCCGTGCTTAAGGAGATCGCCCCCGACGAGGCGGCCTTCCGTGGGCTCGCTCGGACGTGGTTCGAGCACTCGTGGCTCTTCGAGGCTTTCCGCACGCTCGCCGAGCAGGACGTGACCATCGTCCTCACTACCGACCACGGGGCCGTGCGCAGCCTCCGGCCGACGAAGGTGATCGGTGACCGCGACACCTCGACCAGTCTACGCTACAAGTTTGGCCGCAACCTCAAGTGCGACCGCAGCGACGCCATCTTCGTGAAGCACCCGGAGAACTACGGCCTCCCGCGCAGCGGCTTGAACGAGAACTACATCTTCTGCAAGGAGGACTTCTACTTCGTCTACCCGACGAGCTACCACCGCTACGTGCAGCGCTACAACGACACCTTCCAACACGGCGGCGTGTCGATGGAGGAGATGTTGCTCCCCGTCGTGACGCTGCGACCAAAGGGATAG
- a CDS encoding glycosyltransferase, with translation MRVLYCHTYYQYRGGEDLSFESEVQMLREGGVEVIPFVQHNAQIGAGVFDRVRAVGRAVYNRQARRDVEALIRKYKPDVMHCNNLFPQISQSIYAPARDLGVPIVQALRNYRTFCANACFYRAGAVCTACHTQRAAFASVRHGCYRDSRAASAVVTAMQLVQRTLQRMDEAVSVYFTPSEFARRVHIDGGYGAERVHVKPNFVHPDLGPGPGDSETFVFVGRLSTEKGIDTLMKAWDGLRVPLVIVGDGPLRPDVEAFAQAHPMVTYRGQVALPEVVALLGDARCLVMPSQWYETFGRTIVEAFSRGTPVIASNLGAMAELVADEHNGLLFEAGNEAALRAAVGRIGHLAPARYASLRAAARQTFTQRFTRASNFERLLELYALALGSRASGAHPAGAHPAQHPWVGDGALVPTPSPEVR, from the coding sequence ATGCGCGTCCTTTATTGCCACACCTATTACCAGTACCGAGGAGGCGAAGACCTCTCGTTCGAGTCTGAGGTACAGATGCTCCGCGAGGGCGGCGTTGAGGTGATTCCGTTCGTGCAGCACAATGCGCAGATCGGAGCGGGGGTGTTTGACCGGGTGCGGGCTGTGGGGCGGGCCGTCTACAACCGCCAGGCCCGCCGCGACGTGGAGGCGCTCATCCGGAAGTACAAGCCGGACGTGATGCACTGCAACAACCTCTTTCCGCAGATCTCGCAGTCGATCTATGCCCCAGCCCGGGACCTCGGGGTCCCGATCGTGCAGGCGCTGCGCAACTACCGCACGTTCTGCGCCAACGCGTGCTTCTACCGGGCGGGTGCGGTATGCACGGCGTGCCACACGCAGCGCGCCGCGTTTGCCTCGGTGCGCCACGGTTGCTACCGAGACAGCCGCGCCGCCAGTGCCGTGGTGACGGCGATGCAACTCGTCCAACGCACGCTGCAGCGGATGGACGAAGCGGTCTCGGTCTATTTCACTCCCTCCGAGTTTGCCCGCCGTGTGCACATCGACGGAGGGTACGGCGCCGAGCGCGTCCACGTGAAGCCCAACTTCGTGCACCCCGACCTGGGGCCTGGACCAGGCGACTCCGAGACCTTTGTGTTCGTAGGGCGGCTCTCCACCGAGAAAGGAATCGACACGCTGATGAAAGCTTGGGATGGGTTGCGTGTCCCGCTCGTCATCGTCGGCGATGGGCCGCTGCGCCCCGACGTGGAGGCGTTCGCGCAGGCCCACCCGATGGTCACATACCGGGGGCAAGTCGCCCTGCCAGAGGTGGTCGCCCTGCTCGGTGATGCGCGATGTCTGGTCATGCCCTCGCAGTGGTACGAGACCTTCGGGCGCACCATCGTCGAGGCGTTCTCGCGCGGGACGCCTGTGATCGCGAGCAACCTCGGCGCCATGGCCGAGCTGGTGGCCGACGAACACAACGGGCTTTTGTTCGAGGCTGGCAACGAGGCCGCCCTCCGCGCCGCAGTAGGTCGCATCGGGCACTTGGCACCGGCCCGCTACGCCTCCTTGCGGGCGGCTGCCCGGCAGACGTTCACCCAGCGGTTTACCCGGGCGTCAAATTTCGAGCGCCTGCTGGAGCTGTATGCGTTGGCCCTCGGCTCCCGTGCGTCCGGGGCACACCCGGCTGGGGCGCACCCGGCACAGCACCCCTGGGTGGGCGATGGCGCCCTGGTTCCGACACCCAGCCCCGAGGTCCGGTGA
- a CDS encoding response regulator transcription factor: MSVSLPEPLAIWLVEDDGQFQDDFAAVVNEASDLTLTATFGTVAGFEHALDDPTRDRPDLVVMDVRLPDGNGITATRRYREDYRGGAVLMLTSVDAPDTVFAALQAGAVGYILKDRLADSLLKAARQAVQGGMDVSPGVAAYVLDYFQKLPKVPAQKSPLPKVPSPLSAREEEVIRLMARGFSQKRIADALCISTHTVDTHVRNIYRKLHASTGLEAVAIAVRMGIAD; encoded by the coding sequence ATGTCTGTCTCTCTACCCGAACCCCTCGCGATCTGGCTAGTCGAAGACGATGGGCAGTTCCAGGATGACTTCGCTGCGGTGGTCAACGAAGCATCCGATCTTACGCTGACCGCCACGTTTGGTACCGTGGCGGGCTTCGAGCACGCGCTCGACGATCCGACGCGGGATCGCCCCGACCTCGTCGTGATGGACGTGCGCCTGCCCGACGGCAACGGAATCACGGCGACCCGGCGCTATCGGGAGGACTACCGCGGTGGTGCCGTGCTGATGCTCACGAGCGTGGACGCGCCGGACACGGTCTTCGCAGCGCTCCAGGCTGGGGCCGTGGGCTATATCCTCAAGGATCGCCTCGCGGACAGCCTGCTGAAGGCCGCGCGGCAGGCAGTACAGGGCGGCATGGACGTGTCCCCAGGCGTCGCAGCCTACGTCCTGGACTATTTCCAGAAGCTGCCGAAGGTGCCCGCTCAGAAATCACCCCTGCCGAAGGTGCCCTCGCCCCTCTCGGCGCGCGAGGAGGAGGTGATCCGACTGATGGCCCGCGGCTTCAGCCAGAAGCGCATCGCCGACGCGCTGTGCATCAGCACGCACACGGTGGACACGCACGTGCGCAATATCTACCGCAAGCTGCACGCCTCGACCGGCCTCGAAGCCGTCGCTATCGCAGTGCGGATGGGCATCGCGGACTGA
- a CDS encoding two-component regulator propeller domain-containing protein yields MPAGLLHRILLFGVCLATLAPAPVRAQEAGPPLLVRYGTEDGLPSALITEVQRDALGFLWVGTLNGLCRMEGAAFTCYQHDPADPSSLAHDMVIPEGLTVDRSGRLWVNTNDGLQYFDAHSGRFVDHPGVRDLTVYAIAEASEGGLWVGTLSGLYRALTLEHEAEHVWGTAPVYVLNEAADGTLWVGGAKGLAKRSPGGTFEDVEGPTSTVLTFHLLPDGGALVGFEQDGIWQLSADGRMTPRAYPDASHRVVTVDAAPDGSVWVGTWWDGLYRVSATRDTVLQHIKPQPGVVGGLPNISVADVLDDPQLGTWIATWDGLVRLLPPSPYQALEPRFGMDPYVMAIDEQAGATLWVGTLGGVHRVDPRTGRWSTIPGTEGWAVRALAQDDQGNLWIGTEQHGIQYWDAQTGALTVRFAGVLPPGTGSVLSIHLAEEGDLWIGTGRDGVCLAPARTVSNDPEDVTCINTEGPPGRALTYDEVYTLAEGSDGSVLVGTSGGGALRVDAERRVHPLSPQAAADPRLSTARVVALLLDTEGGVWVGTFNGVARVAPSGDVQWYGVADGLPHSSLGCLLSDETGRVWASTGAGLAVFEAGRWEPRGRPEQLITSSFTMGACAQASTGLWFGTRQGIVGVDPAVVPTTPEAPSVAFARLERDGTDVLPAPTPLAKLTLRPGDDRLMAHLVSRAHPHPEAVQFAYRLEPARARSDADWAALDGSSLLLANLAPGRYVLRARAVGATDPAQEARLTLVVQAPLWQRGWMRFLVLLIVAALVVAMYRYHLHRALEVERTRRRIADDLHDDLGSRIGGLANQLILASNRVPVEHKAALRGYGNRTQLLASDLRDLVWVVDAARDSLEALAERIRGTAHDLLTEVEVEVEVTGAVALSLPMTVRRHILFICKEACHNIAKHAGASRVHMRLEAAAGRLQVHIEDDGRGMPLRNDRPTARGHGLASMQRRADELGAALTTSASTLGGVRHHLDVPLQSHGRWYYRWHQRARALFGRPRSTPPPVDGTDPFPGDGYPGPNVPTASRASLRDAA; encoded by the coding sequence GTGCCAGCAGGCCTCCTCCACCGGATCCTCCTATTCGGCGTGTGTCTGGCGACACTCGCGCCCGCGCCGGTGCGTGCCCAAGAGGCCGGACCACCGCTGCTCGTGCGATACGGCACCGAGGACGGACTGCCTTCCGCACTCATCACGGAGGTCCAGCGCGATGCCCTGGGATTCTTGTGGGTCGGCACACTCAACGGACTGTGCCGCATGGAGGGCGCCGCATTTACGTGCTACCAGCACGATCCTGCAGATCCGAGTTCTCTCGCGCACGACATGGTCATTCCTGAGGGGCTGACCGTGGACCGTAGCGGACGGCTGTGGGTGAACACAAACGATGGACTCCAATATTTTGACGCACACTCCGGGCGCTTCGTCGACCACCCGGGCGTACGAGACCTCACGGTCTATGCCATCGCCGAGGCGAGCGAGGGCGGTCTGTGGGTGGGTACTTTATCGGGGTTGTACCGCGCGCTGACGTTGGAGCACGAGGCTGAACACGTGTGGGGCACCGCGCCCGTGTATGTCTTGAACGAAGCTGCAGACGGAACCCTGTGGGTGGGGGGTGCGAAGGGATTGGCCAAGCGCTCGCCCGGCGGTACGTTCGAGGACGTAGAGGGTCCGACTAGTACCGTCTTGACATTTCACCTGCTCCCTGATGGGGGTGCCCTCGTGGGCTTTGAGCAAGACGGTATATGGCAGCTCAGCGCGGATGGACGAATGACTCCTCGCGCGTATCCAGACGCCTCCCATCGTGTGGTCACCGTAGACGCAGCTCCCGATGGAAGTGTCTGGGTCGGCACGTGGTGGGACGGACTCTACCGGGTCTCGGCCACGCGAGACACGGTGCTGCAGCACATCAAGCCCCAGCCTGGGGTGGTGGGAGGACTTCCCAACATCAGTGTGGCGGATGTCCTGGATGACCCGCAGCTCGGTACTTGGATTGCCACCTGGGACGGATTGGTGCGCCTACTCCCGCCCTCGCCCTACCAGGCGCTTGAGCCGCGTTTCGGGATGGATCCCTATGTGATGGCCATCGACGAGCAGGCCGGTGCGACGCTTTGGGTCGGAACGCTCGGCGGCGTCCATCGGGTCGACCCCCGGACGGGACGTTGGAGCACGATTCCGGGGACCGAAGGCTGGGCGGTACGTGCCTTGGCGCAGGACGACCAAGGCAATCTCTGGATTGGGACGGAGCAGCACGGTATCCAATATTGGGATGCTCAAACCGGTGCACTAACTGTGCGCTTTGCTGGGGTCTTGCCCCCGGGCACGGGTAGCGTTCTATCCATCCACCTCGCTGAGGAGGGTGACCTGTGGATTGGCACCGGCAGGGATGGGGTATGCCTTGCCCCGGCCCGCACCGTGTCGAATGATCCGGAAGACGTGACGTGCATCAACACGGAGGGGCCTCCTGGCCGCGCGCTGACCTACGACGAGGTGTACACACTTGCGGAAGGCAGCGACGGAAGCGTGCTCGTGGGGACATCAGGGGGCGGCGCTCTGCGCGTCGATGCAGAGCGGCGTGTGCACCCGCTTTCGCCACAGGCGGCCGCGGATCCGAGGCTGTCCACGGCACGGGTGGTCGCGCTCTTGCTCGACACGGAGGGCGGCGTGTGGGTCGGTACGTTCAACGGCGTAGCGCGTGTGGCGCCGAGTGGCGACGTCCAGTGGTATGGCGTGGCAGACGGGCTTCCCCACTCAAGCTTGGGGTGTTTGCTTTCGGACGAAACCGGTCGGGTTTGGGCGAGCACAGGCGCGGGACTTGCCGTCTTCGAAGCAGGGCGCTGGGAGCCGCGTGGACGCCCGGAACAGCTCATCACGTCGTCCTTCACCATGGGAGCGTGCGCCCAGGCCTCGACCGGGCTCTGGTTCGGCACCCGCCAGGGGATTGTCGGCGTTGACCCTGCCGTGGTGCCTACCACGCCGGAGGCACCCTCGGTGGCGTTCGCGCGCCTGGAGCGAGACGGGACCGATGTGCTGCCAGCACCGACGCCGCTCGCCAAACTCACGCTACGCCCCGGTGACGACCGCCTCATGGCCCACCTCGTCAGCCGGGCCCACCCCCACCCCGAGGCTGTTCAGTTTGCCTACCGCCTTGAGCCTGCCCGTGCGCGCTCCGACGCGGACTGGGCAGCGCTGGATGGGTCCTCGTTGCTGCTGGCCAACCTCGCACCGGGGCGCTACGTGCTACGTGCGCGTGCGGTCGGAGCCACGGACCCTGCTCAGGAAGCGCGCCTCACCCTCGTTGTGCAGGCCCCACTGTGGCAGCGAGGCTGGATGCGGTTTCTCGTGCTCCTGATTGTCGCTGCGCTGGTTGTCGCGATGTATCGCTACCACCTCCACCGCGCCCTCGAAGTCGAGCGCACGCGCCGGCGCATCGCCGACGACTTGCATGACGACCTCGGGAGTCGCATCGGCGGGCTCGCCAACCAACTCATCCTTGCCAGCAACCGGGTGCCCGTCGAGCACAAGGCCGCCCTACGCGGATACGGGAACCGCACCCAACTCCTCGCCTCGGACCTCCGCGATCTTGTGTGGGTGGTCGACGCTGCCCGGGACTCCCTGGAAGCGCTCGCCGAACGCATTCGCGGTACGGCACACGACCTGCTGACTGAGGTTGAGGTAGAGGTCGAGGTTACCGGAGCTGTAGCGCTTTCCCTGCCGATGACCGTGCGGCGGCACATCCTGTTCATCTGCAAGGAAGCCTGTCACAACATCGCTAAGCATGCGGGCGCGTCGCGAGTGCACATGCGCTTGGAGGCCGCTGCTGGAAGGCTCCAGGTCCACATCGAAGACGATGGTCGGGGCATGCCCCTGCGCAACGACAGGCCTACAGCGCGCGGGCACGGCCTGGCATCCATGCAGCGCCGCGCCGATGAACTGGGTGCCGCGCTGACGACCTCGGCGAGCACCCTGGGCGGTGTCCGTCACCACCTGGACGTGCCGCTCCAGTCGCATGGACGCTGGTACTACCGGTGGCACCAGCGCGCGCGCGCGCTCTTCGGGCGGCCGAGGAGCACACCACCGCCGGTGGACGGGACAGACCCGTTCCCGGGAGATGGCTACCCAGGTCCAAACGTGCCGACGGCGTCCCGGGCCTCGCTCCGCGATGCGGCATAG
- a CDS encoding YcaO-like family protein, translating to MTTSTYLLHPRLRARTLCHGAIELVDPDLETVVLVTDVAHALTTLVHTGCLPEDLSAEAVDDLEALANAGFLLRLPPGLMPDVALRWWDVGVAPTKAATLRRHRVSVAALDVTAKGIAAALADYGLHPSRWTEDTLLADVGLILADDAACVDALPCQVGLPTLVVQTNAAFPWAVWLEPGRTACPCCLHRHLQVNTPTAPLVVPRQGNVLGMSAERIAALLAEGLARAAWTAEVPELTTLGNLDDAARHTVRRVPTCPACGSPPAEKPPTWTSRPKAPGSHRWASLDEAFNRLETIHSPIVGISSDLPTLAEDPSDQNKPQESEGTSSVWGPRQGLGVRYRALWPVQAIDGLHHSITLVAGGTGPALRHARVKARGEAAERASGAWWAERPHVVARAADLKGRVYTPEDLLGFRADQYADRATWNARTHRFLRAPERFDPALPTAWIQAYPLPNETGAEATDEVPVWVPAGYAFYQYDFGDGPIFANADSNGCAAGSCLEEAALFGLYEIVERDSIALWVRSGAVRPGVDLRTAARVALQDAPGHYASRGRSLAVIDVTSDIGVPAFIALSHRLDGLMGWALGFGCHLDPEEAVSRAVGEVTQSVHEVEDGSDALAWGDVATVEAFPHLAPDSNVPAIDLRCWPAAATDDVLGDLHEVAARVRRAGFEPYVIDQTHPLVGIPVVRVVVPGLGHFWRRLGTPRLATTPYELGWVSAPGVINDPDWTEVTV from the coding sequence ATGACTACCTCGACCTATCTCCTGCACCCACGCCTGCGGGCACGCACGCTCTGCCACGGCGCCATCGAACTGGTCGACCCCGACCTCGAAACCGTGGTGCTCGTCACCGATGTGGCACACGCGCTGACAACGCTCGTGCACACAGGATGCCTTCCTGAGGACCTCTCAGCGGAGGCGGTGGACGACCTCGAAGCGCTAGCGAATGCAGGGTTCTTGCTTCGCCTGCCTCCCGGACTCATGCCCGATGTCGCATTGCGCTGGTGGGACGTCGGTGTGGCACCGACGAAAGCAGCTACGCTGCGTCGCCACCGCGTGTCCGTAGCGGCCCTCGATGTCACGGCGAAAGGCATAGCCGCGGCCCTAGCCGACTACGGGCTGCACCCATCACGTTGGACCGAAGACACCCTGCTTGCCGACGTGGGGTTGATCCTGGCTGACGATGCCGCCTGTGTGGACGCCTTGCCGTGTCAGGTAGGCCTGCCGACGCTTGTCGTGCAGACGAACGCGGCCTTCCCCTGGGCCGTCTGGTTGGAGCCGGGACGTACCGCATGTCCGTGCTGTTTACATCGCCACTTGCAGGTCAACACACCGACGGCGCCGCTCGTCGTGCCACGGCAGGGCAACGTGCTCGGGATGTCTGCTGAGCGCATCGCAGCGCTCCTCGCCGAGGGGCTCGCCCGCGCTGCCTGGACGGCTGAGGTTCCCGAACTCACCACGCTAGGCAATCTCGACGATGCTGCCAGGCATACGGTGCGCCGTGTGCCGACGTGCCCGGCGTGCGGCTCGCCACCCGCCGAGAAGCCCCCGACATGGACCTCGCGTCCCAAGGCACCGGGGAGCCACCGCTGGGCATCGCTCGACGAAGCCTTCAACCGCCTTGAGACGATTCACAGCCCCATCGTAGGCATCTCGTCGGATCTGCCGACGCTGGCCGAGGACCCTAGCGACCAGAACAAACCCCAGGAGTCAGAGGGGACATCGTCCGTCTGGGGACCTCGGCAGGGACTCGGCGTGCGGTATCGCGCGCTCTGGCCCGTGCAAGCGATTGATGGTCTCCACCACAGCATCACGCTGGTGGCAGGCGGCACGGGGCCGGCGCTTCGACACGCCCGCGTGAAAGCGCGAGGGGAGGCAGCCGAGCGGGCCTCCGGAGCGTGGTGGGCTGAGCGTCCGCATGTCGTCGCCCGCGCTGCCGATCTCAAAGGCCGCGTGTATACGCCAGAGGACCTCCTCGGCTTCCGCGCTGACCAGTATGCCGACCGCGCCACATGGAACGCACGCACCCACAGGTTTTTGCGTGCCCCGGAGCGCTTTGACCCGGCGCTACCCACGGCTTGGATCCAGGCATATCCGCTGCCCAACGAAACAGGAGCCGAGGCTACCGACGAGGTACCGGTCTGGGTGCCAGCCGGGTATGCGTTTTACCAGTACGACTTTGGCGACGGGCCTATCTTCGCCAACGCTGACAGCAATGGTTGCGCAGCGGGTTCATGCCTGGAGGAGGCGGCGCTGTTCGGCCTCTACGAAATCGTCGAACGGGACAGCATCGCGCTGTGGGTGCGCTCGGGTGCGGTTCGGCCCGGCGTGGACCTTCGAACCGCGGCCCGCGTGGCGTTGCAGGATGCCCCCGGGCACTACGCGTCGAGAGGCCGCTCCCTTGCCGTCATCGATGTGACTTCCGACATCGGTGTGCCGGCATTCATCGCGCTCTCGCACCGGCTGGATGGACTGATGGGCTGGGCCCTCGGTTTCGGCTGCCACCTCGACCCGGAGGAGGCGGTGTCGCGCGCGGTCGGCGAGGTCACGCAGTCGGTGCACGAAGTCGAAGACGGATCCGACGCCCTCGCCTGGGGCGACGTCGCCACGGTGGAGGCCTTTCCGCACCTCGCCCCCGACTCGAATGTGCCTGCCATCGATCTCCGTTGTTGGCCTGCGGCCGCCACCGACGATGTGCTGGGTGACCTGCACGAGGTCGCTGCACGGGTGCGCCGCGCGGGCTTCGAGCCCTACGTGATCGATCAGACGCACCCGCTTGTGGGCATTCCGGTCGTGCGGGTCGTGGTGCCTGGGCTTGGGCACTTCTGGCGGCGTCTCGGCACTCCGCGCTTGGCGACCACGCCGTACGAATTGGGATGGGTCTCCGCTCCAGGCGTTATCAACGACCCGGACTGGACGGAGGTGACTGTGTAG
- a CDS encoding deoxynucleoside kinase: MPAPPASGKKYVAIAGNIGAGKSSLTRVLSDYFKWEAFYERVDDNPYLSDFYADMNRWSFNLQVFFLSSRFEHQRSIEQVPHSVVQDRSIYEDVEIFARNLHDMGLMATRDYENYRALFHIMTSYLRPPDLLVYLRASVPTLVRQIQSRGREFESSIRIDYLERLNGLYEDWIDRYEAPRLIINTDDLDFVNEDADRFEIISRIESRLFGLFPEGE; encoded by the coding sequence ATGCCCGCCCCCCCTGCCTCCGGAAAGAAGTACGTCGCCATTGCAGGTAACATCGGCGCGGGAAAAAGCTCGCTCACACGCGTCCTGAGCGACTACTTCAAGTGGGAGGCGTTCTACGAGCGCGTGGACGACAACCCCTACCTGTCGGACTTCTATGCCGACATGAACCGGTGGTCGTTCAACTTGCAGGTCTTCTTCCTCTCCAGCCGCTTCGAGCACCAGCGGTCCATTGAGCAGGTGCCGCACTCGGTGGTGCAGGACCGCTCGATCTACGAGGATGTCGAGATCTTCGCGCGCAACCTGCACGACATGGGGCTCATGGCGACGCGCGACTATGAGAACTACCGCGCGCTCTTCCACATCATGACGAGCTACCTCCGCCCGCCGGACCTGCTCGTCTACCTCCGCGCCTCGGTCCCTACGCTCGTGCGCCAGATCCAGTCGCGCGGCCGGGAGTTCGAGTCGTCGATCCGCATCGACTACCTGGAGCGCCTTAACGGGCTCTACGAGGACTGGATCGACCGCTATGAGGCGCCGCGCCTCATCATCAACACCGACGACCTCGACTTCGTGAACGAGGACGCCGACCGCTTCGAGATCATCAGCCGCATCGAGAGCCGCCTCTTCGGGCTGTTCCCGGAGGGAGAGTGA